TAAATCTTGGTTGGCTTGCCAAAGGCGCTGAGACAAAGTCATTACAAAGTCAATGTAAGCAACCTCTCTCTTGTAACCGAAGTGGGGGCATGAGCTCTACCCAAATCTGCTTCAACAGAGCGATTACCAACGCGATCGCGTTAATGCGGAAAGCTGCCGTAGGGAAAGCCCGCATTCTCATCCACCAGGGCATATGCGCCATTGTCGGCCATCGCCGCAGCGGATAACGGCATATCCTGCGCTTCACTGCCATACATAAAGTCTGGTTGGCGAGGGGGTTCCTGCGCCGCCTGTCGTTTGTCTTGCAGGTCTTTGTTCAATTCACGAATGCGGCGAGATAGCAAGCGAATGATATTGATGGCGATCCCCGGTGTTTCATCGATCGCTTCGTAAAGTTGGTTCTGCGTGAGAATCAGGCAATCACATT
Above is a genomic segment from Leptolyngbya iicbica LK containing:
- a CDS encoding Crp/Fnr family transcriptional regulator, coding for MDEISFPERHTILTEGHEGRALYIVVKGQVKVHRKDGQTLAELDAGACFGEMSLFDAEPRSASVTTLEECDCLILTQNQLYEAIDETPGIAINIIRLLSRRIRELNKDLQDKRQAAQEPPRQPDFMYGSEAQDMPLSAAAMADNGAYALVDENAGFPYGSFPH